One genomic region from Henningerozyma blattae CBS 6284 chromosome 2, complete genome encodes:
- the TBLA0B04760 gene encoding uncharacterized protein, with the protein MVSSDQEDENAFLMEDLTSGPNSNESKAPKVEGVVVQGKEIDNDTNFHEQDNFINYDEDEYEDEEIDDYLDFTPVHHHQRTRNHQNYIRRIFGRTFHLFRRWNILRLSSFTIRRLFSKRNLIVLLLCSTLVTIIFPFRGENSIVSTSYYNYVSPFFQLDEVAFKKDMKEINVISYLNHKSLNKFPTNSRMILDEYEDFDITGFVSNLDINNLIAKKKEKLDSQGYLTDNKKQDSKNKLMSVKEFELMLTNDYNSLATCEDLEYKSRIYYSKKQKFINDDLINLRRELLRKDDELSKLIKDEEDITKTSEEEVIKKKWFKFGSSSVWMESEQCFITVTRVLYSKNGKREEPEVSFIRAQAFDRDWNEIKNKRIPLLDLRLPDDITADLKKINQEYGLTDSCENIIDDPVTYDKCLVEHTKNYLKDSKRRDQLLERYFVTYPTIYSVPHKLGGLFKGPEDPKIILKRTSRYEEPIVIFNMHDDDENKRRMFSLSPHRSFEKIVKFNIQGRKQQTLEKNWTPFFTKDDLVFSTLSRGFIHFIYSFSPFEVVKCSLNDGYCELVFEKKTLELTDQNKFDGQRGGTQFIPLPSIIPKVTGKQIWVGIPKLHIKKCGCSERFYRPMLSLLVESNGIYHQELIVPSLDFNLDILNWGNDGTDCDKFNVMSPNSIAFWDVIGQDPKTKQFDDYMILTFSEADSNSKIITIKGLLNYILGMYSVKDIDEDFIPSRNSDQILGKTLNCLVNYAKDKCKSYGNLHNNEAYEMKKKKEEEEKRKKEEEAKKKEEEDKRKKEEEDKKKKEQDDENKIEPDDKNKEKQEETKEEA; encoded by the coding sequence ATGGTAAGTAGTGATCAAGAGGATGAAAACGCGTTTCTTATGGAGGATCTTACTTCAGGGcctaattcaaatgaaaGTAAAGCCCCAAAAGTTGAAGGAGTGGTAGTACAGGGgaaagaaattgataatgatacGAATTTCCATGAACAGGATaactttattaattatgaTGAGGATGAATATGAggatgaagaaattgatgattatttggattttaCTCCTGtgcatcatcatcaaagaacaagaaaccatcaaaattatattcgtcGTATATTCGGTCGGACCTTTCATTTGTTTAGGAGGTGGAATATTCTTAgactttcttcttttacCATAAGAAGACTATTCAGTAAAAGGAACTTAATTGTCTTATTACTATGTTCCACATTAGTGACTATTATTTTCCCCTTTAGAGGTGAAAATTCTATTGTATCTACCAGCTATTACAATTATGTGTCACCTTTTTTCCAATTAGATGAAGTTGCCTTTAAGAAAGATatgaaagaaattaatgTAATATCATATCTGAATCACAAATCCTTAAATAAGTTTCCAACTAATTCTAGGATGATTCTTGATGAATATGAAGATTTTGATATCACAGGGTTTGTATCAAATttagatataaataatttgatcgccaagaaaaaagaaaaattagattctCAAGGATATTTGactgataataaaaagcaagattctaaaaataaattaatgtcagttaaagaatttgaattaatgtTAACAAATGATTATAATTCTTTAGCCACATGTGAAGATTTAGAATATAAATCtagaatatattattctaagaaacaaaaatttattaatgatgatttaatcaatttaaGAAGAGAATTACTTAGAAAAGATGATGAACTTAGTAAATTAATTAaggatgaagaagatattaCAAAGACATCAGAAGAAGAGgttattaagaaaaaatggtTTAAATTTGGATCTTCTAGTGTTTGGATGGAATCTGAACAATGTTTCATTACAGTGACTCGTGTAttatattccaaaaatGGTAAGAGAGAGGAACCAGAGGTTTCATTCATTAGAGCACAAGCCTTTGATAGAGATTGGAATgagattaaaaataaaagaattcCATTATTAGATTTGCGATTACCTGATGATATTACGGCAgacttgaaaaaaattaatcaagAATATGGGCTAACTGATTCAtgtgaaaatattattgatgatcCTGTCACTTATGATAAGTGTTTAGTAGAGCATacaaagaattatttaaaggaTTCTAAAAGAAGAgatcaattattagaaagaTATTTTGTTACATATCCAACCATATATTCAGTACCTCATAAACTTGGTGgacttttcaaaggtcCTGAGGATCctaaaattattcttaaGAGGACTTCCAGATATGAAGAGCCTATagttatatttaatatgcatgatgatgatgaaaataaaagaagaatgtTCTCTTTATCACCACATCGtagttttgaaaaaattgttaaatttaatattcaagGACGTAAACAACAAACTTTGGAGAAAAATTGGACACCATTTTTCACTAAGGATGATCTTGTTTTTTCTACATTATCTCGTGGGTTTATCCACttcatttattcatttaGCCCCTTTGAAGTTGTTAAATGTTCATTAAATGATGGATATTGTGAATtagtatttgaaaaaaagacattagaattaactgatcaaaataaatttgatgGTCAACGTGGTGGTACACAATTCATACCATTACCTTCCATAATTCCTAAGGTTACTGGGAAGCAGATATGGGTTGGTATCCCTAAATTACATATAAAGAAATGTGGATGTAGTGAACGGTTTTATAGACCAAtgttatcattattagtgGAAAGTAATGGTATTTATCATCAAGAATTGATCGTTCCATCGTTAGATTTCAATTTAGATATATTGAATTGGGGAAATGATGGTACTGATTGTGATAAATTCAATGTTATGTCACCAAATTCAATTGCATTTTGGGACGTTATTGGACAAGATCCCAAGACAAAGCAATTTGATGATTATATGATTTTAACTTTCAGTGAAGCTGATTCTAATTCCAAGATTATAACAATTAAGGgattattgaattatatcTTGGGAATGTATTCTGTAAAGGATATTGACGAAGATTTTATTCCATCACGTAATTCTGATCAAATATTGGGGAAAACATTGAATTGTCTTGTCAATTATGCCAAGGACAAATGTAAGAGTTATGGTAATTTGCATAATAATGAAGCCTATgaaatgaagaagaagaaggaaGAGGAAGAGAAGAGGAAGAAGGAAGAGGAAGCTAAGAAGAAGGAAGAGGAGGACAAGAGGAAGAAGGAGGAGGAGgacaagaagaagaaagagCAAGATGATGAGAACAAGATAGAGCCAGATGATAAGAACAAGGAAAAGCAAGAAGAGACAAAAGAGGAGGCTTAG